The DNA segment GGAGTAGCGGCACGCCCAGCCGAAAAAGACTTTCTCACCACCAAGACACCAAGACACCAAGTCAGAATCCAGAGATTCCCCATCGTTTTTCTTGGTGTCTCGGTGGGGGTCTTTTTATCAGCCGCCCCACCCTTGGCGGGCGAAGCGGGCCAAGCGGTCGTCGCTGGTGCGGAGCGCCAGGGCCCGCGCCACGAAGCGGCCCACGGGATCGGCCTCCAGGTTGATGGGATCGCCGGGGCGCATGCCCTTCAGGGCGGTGACCGCCACGGTCTCGGGAATCAGCGCCACCGTGAACCAGTCGACGCCGCACTCGACCACCGTCAGCGAGATCCCGTCGACGGTGACGGAGCCCTTCGCCGCGGTCATGGGGGCCAGCGCCGCGGGCATGGCGAAGCGCCAGATGCCCTCGTCCGCGGTGCCATGGGGGCGCTCCAGGAGTTGGCCCACGCCGTCCACGTGGCCAGCCACCAGGTGACCATCGAGGGGATCGCCCACCCGCAGGGCGGGCTCCAGGTGAAGCAGCGCTCCCGGCGCCAGGCGGCCCAGGGTGGTCTTCGCCAGGGTCTCCTCGCTGAGATCCGCTTCCCACGCGCGGGCGTCCGCGTCGGCGCTGGTGAGGCAGGCGCCGTTCACGGCGATGCTGGCGCCGCGCTCCGCCCGGGCCAGAAGCTCCGCCGACGCCGTGATGCGCAGCCGAGCGCCGCCTCTCCGCGGGACGCGGGATTCGAGGGTGCCGAGGTGCCGGATCAGTCCCGTGAACATCCCGTCAGGATGCGCGGAACCGCCTCCCCCGGGCAAGCCGGGAACCGCAGCAAAGATGGGAACCACGAAAAGCGCGAATCGCCCTGCGGGCGCGCGAAAAAAGGATCTAATGCCAAGTTGAATTCAAAAGATAAGGATCACCACCACGGCGAAGAACCGCATCTCCGATGGAGCTTTTCTTGGGTCTTGATCGCTCATTGGCCTAACGCCAGGGAAGTTCCCTTTCTTTTTTCGCGCCCATTCGCGCCTTTCGCGGTTTCCCTCTTTTCGCGGTTCACTCCGCGCGGCCCAGGCGGCTGTGGCGGGCGCTGTAGAGGAAGTAGGCGAGAAGGCCCAAACCCAGCCAGACCCAGAACCGCTGCCAGGTGTGGCGCGGCAGGCCCAGGGCGAGCCACAGGCAGAACAGGATCCCCAGCGGCGCGGTGATCCACACGGCGGGGGCGCGGAAGCGGCGCTCGGCCCGGGGCCGCTTCACCCGCAGGACCAGGATTCCGGCACACACCAGGATGAAGGCGAACAGGGTCCCGATGTTGGTCAGCTCGATGATCTCGTCGATGTTCATGAAGCCCGCGGGAAACAGGACGATGACGCCGGTCAGGAGGGTGGCGTTTACGGGTGTGCGGAAGCGGGGGCTCACCTTCCCGAACCACGGCGGCAGAAGACCGTCCCGGCTCATCACCATGAAGATCCGCGGCTGGGCCATCTGGTAGACGAGCAGGGCGCTGCCCAGCGCCACCACCGCGCCCACGCTGACCAGGGCGGAGATCCGGTTCATCCCGATGGCGGTGAAGGCGTGGGCGATGGGATCGGCGATGCCGTGGTAGGCGGTGTAGGGCAGGATCCCCGCGACCACCGCGCACACGCCGACGTAGATCACCGTGCAGATCGCCAGGCTCCCGATGATCCCCCGCGGCATGTCCCGGGCGGGATCGCGGCATTCCTCGGCCGTGGTGCTGACGGCGTCGAACCCGATGAAGGCGAAGAAGATGATGGCGGCGCCGGCCTGGATGCCCTTCCACCCGTTGGGCGAGAAGGGGTGGAAGTTCGCCGGCTTGACGTAGAAGGCGCCCACCGCGATCACGACCAGGAGAAGGGCCACCTTCACCGTCACCATGATGTTGTTGGCGCGGACGCTCTCCTTGACGCCCCAGATGCACAGGGCGGTGATGGCGATGGTGATCAGCATGGCCAGGAGGTTCATGCCGAGGGGGACTCCGCCCAGGCGGGGCGCGGTCCTCAGCACCTCCCAATTGGCGAAGGCCGCGGCGCCGTCGAGGGCGCCCGCATGGGCCTGGGCCAGGTAATGGAGTTTGTCGGAAAACGCCAGCGCGCCCGGGTGGGCCGCGGCGAAAGCCTCCGTGGGAAAGAGCATCGTCCGCGGATCCATGCTCAGCCAGCGGGGGATGTGCAGGCCCACGCCCTGGAGCAGGTTGTCCATGTAGCTGCCCCAGCTGATGGCCACGGCCACGTTGGAGACGGCGTACTCCAGCAGCAGGTCCCACCCGATGATCCAGGCCATCAGCTCGCCGAGGGTGGCGTAGGTGTAGGTGTAGGCGCTCCCCGAGGCGGGGATCATGCTCGCGAATTCCGCGTAGCAGAGGGCCGTGAATCCGCACGCCAGGGCCGTCATCAGGAAGCTGATGATCAGGGCGGGACCCGCCGCCGGGCGCGTCACGCCGAAGGTGGAATCGAACCCGCCGGCGAGCCCCGTACCCAGCGCCGACAGGATGCCCGCGCCGATGATCGCGCCCACGCCCAGCAGCGCCAGATCCCAGGCGGTCAGGGTGCGGCGGAGGCCGCCGTGATCCGGTTCCTCCGCGCGGGCCTGGATCTGCTCGATGGGTTTCGTGCGGAAGAGCCGGGAGATCATGGAAACCTTGGGAAGAAGGTTCATGCTATCAGGCGGTTTCCGCCACGGGCCGGCAGCGCCGCCGCTAGGCTGGAGGCCATGAAGCTGTGGAGCGACCGCCGCCTGCGCCTGTCCCTGACGGGGCTGGGCGTCCAGTACCTCCTCGCCCTGCTCGCCGTGGGCGCCTTTTCGGTGAATACGGGCAACAACCTGCTCTACCTGGTGTTCTCCCTCCTGCTCGGCGCCTTCCTGGTCTCCGGGGCCCTCAGCCGGCGCGCCCTCCAGGGCCTGCGGGTGGTGGGCGTGGAGGAAGGCAACCTCTTCGCCCGGGTGCGGGGCGGGCTCCGCCTGCGCCTCGCCGACGCGGGCCGGGGGCGGATCCGCGGGCTGGAGCTGGCCCTCACCCTGGAGGATGGCGAAGTCCAACCCACCTTCCTCGGTGCCGCGGAACGGGGCGGCGACACGGTGGTGGTCTTCCAGACCCGGGCCGCCCATCGCGGCTGGACCCGCGTCCGGCGCCTGGAGCTGCGCACCCGCTTTCCCTTCGGCCTGCTGGAGAAGTCCCGCTTTCTCGATCTGGACCACCGCGTCCTGGTGCTCCCCCATCCGCGCACGCCGCCCGCCGCGCCCACCGCCTGGCGCGGAGAAGGCCACCGCACCCTTTCGCAGGAGGGCGCCAGCAGCGCGGAAGGCGCGCGGCCCCTCCGCGCGGGGGATCCGCCCGGGCGGGTCCACTGGAAGCGCACGGCGCAGCGCCGCGAGCCCTGGGTGAGGACCTTCGAGGAGGAGCGCCCGCTGGGACTCCATTTGCGCCTCGACCTCTCCGCCTGGCCTCCGGGCGCCGCTTTCGAAGGCGAGCTGGAGCGGCTGTCGGGCGCGGTGCTCCAGGCCTGCCTCCAGAAGCGCGACGTCAGCCTGGAACTCCACGGCGCCGCGGGCGCCCGCGAGGTGCGCGGCCATACCGCCTGCTGGCGCGCGCTGGCCCAGGCCCGGGCGCAGCCCGCCGAGAACTCCCGGAGCGCTGCGGAAGCTCCGCTAGACTGAACCCACCTCAGGAGGCACTGGTGTTCGACGATCCCCGTTCCGCGGCCTGGACCCCGCTCCTGGAGGCCGCCTGGAAGGCCCGGGGGAACGCCCACGCGCCCTATTCCCATTTCCAGGTGGGCGCCGCCCTGCTCACGGCTACCGGTGAGGTGGTGGGCGGGTGCAACGTCGAGAACGCCGCCTATCCCGTCACCCTGTGCGCCGAGCGGGGCGCCCTCAGCGCGGCGGTGGCCGCGGGGCTCCGGCCGGGCGGGCTGGTGGCCGCGGTGGTGGTGACGGAAGCGCCCCGGCTCACGCCGCCCTGCGGGGCCTGCCGCCAGGCCCTCGCCGAGTTTGCGGAAAGGCTGCCCATCCTGCTCGCCAACCGGGAGACGCGGGAGCTGCACCGGATCGAGGACCTGCTGCCCCACAGCTTCACGGGAAGCCATTTCCGGTAGGCCTGTTCACGGGGAATTCCCCCGCCTACACTTTCCGAACCCCGCAGGCATCCCGAGGCAGCGAATGGCCATCGACCGCGTCAAAGTGAAGAAGGAGGCCGACAGGCTCCTCACGGCCGGCCGGGTCGAGCGGGCCATCGACGAGTTCCAGAAGCTGGTCGAGGACAATCCGAAGGACTACAACACCCTCAACCAGATCGGCGACCTGTGCATCCAGATCGGGCGCGTGAAGGAAGGGGTGGAGATCCACAAGCGGCTGGGCGGGGCCTACGAGCGCGACGGCTTCCACGCCCGCGCCGCCGCCATCTTCCAGAAGGTGGTGCGCAACGCCCCGGAGGACATCGACGCCGCCCAGCGCCTGGCGGACCTCTACCGCCAGATGAACAAGATCACGGACGCGGTGAAAGTCCACATGCAGGTGGCCGAGTACTTCCAGAAGAAGGGCCTGATCAAGCGCGCCCTGGAGGCCTTCAACAAGGTCGTGGACCTGGATCCCAAGAACCTGAAGATGAAGGTCCGGCTGGCGGACCTCTACAACAAGGAGGGGATGAAGGACCGGGCCGCAGGCATCTACCTGGAGGTGGCCGAATCCCTCGCCATGGAGCAGATGCACGGGGAGGCCAGCCAGATCCTGGAGCGGGCCAAGGCGATGGTCTCCACGCCCCAGGTCTTCCTGACCCAGAGCCGCCTGGGCGTCATCCAGGGCGACTACACCACCGCCGCCCAGCACCTGCGCGAGGGCCTCGCCAGCAATCCCCGCAACATGGAGCTGCTGGAGGCCCTGGCGGAGATCGAGCTGCGGAGCGGCCACCCCGACCGCGCCCTGGAGGCCCTGGCGGAAGTGGCCCAGCTTCCCGACAAGTCCCTGCCCCTCTGCGAGAAGGCGCTCCGCAACCTGGCCGCCTCCGGGCGCGGAGAAGAAGGGCTCCGCCTGTTCGCCCCCATCGCCCGGGAATTGGCCCGCCGGGGCTCCGGCGACACCGTCGGCCGTACCCTCCGCACCGCCCTCCAGGGCCAGTTGGGAACCGAGGCCTGGCTCCTCCTGGCGGAAGTCGCCCACCAGAGCGGAAACCGCGCGGACCAGATCCACGCCCTCCAGAGCGCCTACGGGCTGGTTTCCGAGGGCAAGGACGAGAACCTCACCGCCCAGTTGGCGAGCCAGATCCAGGCCCTGGGCGCCTCTCCGGGCGCCGCGCTGGCCGTGCCTTTCGGCGGGAACGCGGGATTCCAGGCGCCCGCCGCGCACGAGGTCACCCGTCACGGGGGCGAGACGGACCTGGATCCCGTCCGCCGCCTGCGGATCGACCAGCTCGCGCGGGAAGCCGAATCCCTTTTGCGGGGCGGCAGCCCCGAGCGCGCCGTGGAGACCTACCGGAAGGCGCTGGAGCTGGACCCGTCGGATCTCACCCTCATCGAAGCCGTGGTGGCGGTCCACCGGAGCACGGGGCACCTCACCAAGGTCCAGATGCAGTACGTCCAGAGCGCCCAGGCCGTGGTGCAGCTCGGGAAGAAGCGGGAAGCCTCGCACCTGCTGGATCTCGCCGAGCAGCTGTTTCCCGGTTCCACCCGCATCCACCGGCTGACCCTGGGGCTGCCGGAACCCAACGCCTCGCGCCCGCCCGAGCCGCCCCAGCAGCAGCCCGTCCAAGCCGCGGCTCCCGCGCCCCTTCCGGCCCCCCCCGCGGTTCCACCGAGCGACCTGGACATCCTCATCGCGCTCGACCTTCCGGATTTCGAGCCTCCGCCGGTCCGGCTTTCGCCGCCCCTCTCCGCCCCGCTCCCGCCGCCCGCCCCGCTTCCGGCCTTCGACCTCATCCCCCTGGAGGAGCACCTTCCCCTCCTCCCGCCGGATCCCTTCGCGGTGGCCGCGGAACTGGCCGCTGCGGAACCCGCTCCCCCGCGCGAGCTTCCGCCGCCCGTCCCGCCGCCCGCGCCCCTCGACGATGCCGACCTGAGCTGGATGGAGGACACCCTCACGGATCTGACGCCGCTGCCGGGTCCGCCGCCCTTCCTTCAGGAGGCCGCCGCGCCGCCGGAACCGGACCTGCCGGTGCCCGTTCCCACCCAGGCGCTTCCGGATCCGTCCATCTTCTCCGCGCCCACGGCGCCCCTTCCGCCCATGCCCACGGAGATCCTGGCGCCGGACATCCTGGAGGCCCTGCCCTCCCTGTCCGCCGACGAGCCCGCGCCCTTGTCCGAGGAACTGGCGAGCTTCCTCGGCGACATCGACTTCCAGCTCGATTACGGCAGCCCCGAGGAAGCCAAGATCGAGATCGAGAACGCCCTGCTGCAGTTCCCGGCCCATCCCGAGCTGAAGGCGCGGCTGGAGCGAGCGGAGGCTGCCCTGGAGCGCCTGGGCCTGGCCGCCAAGGCCGCCGGCGCCCTGGACGAGAGCGACTTCGCGAACTCCTTCTTCGACCTCACGGACGTCCTGGGCACCGCCCTCCTCGATTCCGGCGAGGGCGAGGAGATGCACGACGCCACGCGGGTGGTGGAGAAGGTCCAGAGCGTGGACGAGCTGTTCAGCGCCTTCCGCGAGGGCGTGGAGAAGCAGGTCAAGGGCGACGACTACGACACCCACTACAACCTGGGCATCGCCTACAAGGAGATGATGCTCATCGAGCCCGCCATCGAGGAGTTCAAGATCGCCATGGGCGATCCCGAGCGCACCCTGGAATGCTGCTCGATGCTCAGCATCTGCGAGCAGGCCCGCGGCGACCTGGACGCCGCCGTCGCGTGGCTGGCGCAGGGCATCGAAGCGCCCGGCTTCCCGCCCGAGGACAGCATCGGCCTCCGCTACGACCTGGCCGAGATCTACCTCCAGCAGGGCCACGCCGCCCTCGCCGCTGCCGAGTTCAAGACCGTCCACGGGATGGACCCCGACTACCGGGACGTGGCCGCGCGACTGGCCTGAACGGTTCCGCGTCGGCGAAGCCCCGTATCCCTGGCTTCCCGGCCCCTGGGAAAAGCCATTCCCAAAGCAGAGGAGCACCGAGGGACGGAGAAAAGCAGAGAAAAAATTCCGCTTCTCTCCGCCCTTCCGCGCTCCTCCGCTTTCATTCCTTGACCACGCGGATCCCCAACGCTCCGGGCCAAGAATCGCATCCATGAAGAGAGCTTTTCTTGATGTCTTGGTGGCGATCCTTCTTTCTTGAACGTCAGATCCACGCGTCCTGGGCCGCCGTCAGTTCTCCGCCCGCTTCGCCCGTGTTGACCACGCCGCGGGGCTCGACCAGGAGCACCTGGCATTCCGAAGCGGCGCGGGTGATGTGCTCGCGGCCCTTCGGCACCACGAACATCTCCCCGGCCCGCAGGGTTACGGCGCCGTCCCGGAAGGCGATCTCCATCTCCCCGTGGAGCACGAGGAAAACCTCGTCCGTATCCTCGTGCACGTGCCACACGAACTCGCCCTGGAACTTCGCCAGCTTGAACTGGGTGTCGTTCATCTCGGCGACCACCCGCGGCGCCCAGTGATCCTGGAAGCGGGTCAATTTCTCGGCCAGGTTGATGGGCTGGTACATCGCGCCTCCGATCAGCCCAGCGTTCGGCTCCCACTGGCGCCCCAGGGCTGGAGCGCCTGGAGGGCCGGCTGGACGGGCTTGCCAGGGCGCTGGAGGTGGGTGAGTTCCAGGGCGCCGTCGGGGGTGATGAGCCAGGCCCCCTCCTTGCCCCACACGAGCTGTCCCGGGTCGCGGTAGCAGGCGCGGAGCGCGCCGACGCCGCACACCTTGAGGGCCTGGTCGTCCATCCGCAGCTCGGAGCCGGGCCAGGGCCACAGGGCCCGCACCTGGCGATGGAGGTCCGCCGCGGGGCGCCGCCAATCCAGGCGGCCCATCTCCTTGTAGAGCTTCGACGCGTAGGTGGCCTGCTCGTGATGCTGTTCTTCGGGCTTGGCGCATCCGCACAGGAGCAGGGGCAGCTGGTCCATCAACAGCTCGGCCGCGTCCTGGGCCAGGGCCGCCAACAGGCCTTCCGCCGTGTCGGCCTGGCCGATGTCGCGGTGGGCGCGGGCCAGGACGGGGCCTTCGTCCAGCCCTTCGGTCAGGCGCATGAGGCTCACGCCCGTTTCCTCGTCGCCCGCGAGAAGCGCGTGGTTCACGGGCGCCGCGCCCCGCCACCGGGGCAGGAGCGAGAAGTGCAGGTTCCACACGCCCAGCGGGCAGGATTCCAGCATCCACCGCGGCAGAAGATGGCCGTAGGCCACCACCACCGCCAGGTCGATCCGGAGGGATTCCCACAGCTCGCGGGTTTCGGGCGCCTTCCAGCTCTGGGGCTGGTGGACGGCGAGGCCCCGGGCCAGGGCCGCGGTCTTCACCGGCGGCGCTTCCAGATGCCGACCCCGGCCGGCGGGACGATCCGGATTGCAGAACACGGCCTCGACGCCTTCCTCGGCCAGGGCCTCCAGGGCCGGGACGGCCGCGCGGGGGGTGCCGAGGAACGCGATGCGGGTCATGTCACCGGCCCTGTTTCTGGTACTTGCGCTGGATGACCTGGCGCTTCACCGGGCCGAAGTACTCCACGAACAGCCGGCCGCGCAGGTGGTCGATCTCGTGGCAGAAGGCCCGGGCCAGGAGATCCTCGCCCACCAGCTCGTGCCAGCTTCCGTCCTGGGCGCGGTTGCGGAGCGTCACCTTCTGGGGCCGCTCCAGCACTTCCCGGATGCCGGGGATGGACAGGCAGCCCTCGGGGCCGACCTGGAGGCCCTCCTCCTGGGTGATCTCCGGATTGATCAGGACGATCCGCTGGTCGGGGTCCTCCCCGCAGGAGCAGTCGATCACCGCCAGGTTCAGGTTCACCCCGATCTGGGGCGCGGCGAGGCCCACGCCCTCCTCGGCGAGGGCGGTCTCGAACATGTCGGCCACGAGCTGCTCCAGCTCCGGCGTCCAGTCCTGGACGTCCAGGCTGTTCTTCTTGAGGCGGGGGTCCCCCCAGGTGAGCACGGGCAAAACGGCCATTCAACCACTCCAGCATTCCAGTGTAATCCATAGCCGTTCCCGAGGTAATCTGGGGGGTCCGCCCACCGGAGCCCCGCATGCTGCGTTCCTTCCGCCAGGTCTTCAAATCCAACCGCACGCCCATGGCGGCCGTGATGATCGTCGTCCTCCTCGGACTGGTGGCCTACCTGGCCCCCTCCGGGCGGGTGGACACGCCGGACACTGTGGTGGCGCGGGTCTACGGGCGGGAAATCCTCCTCCGGGACCTCTCCGAGCACATGCAGGAGCTCTACCAGCGCTTCGGCAAGCAGGGGGACCTCGAGGCCCTCAAGCCCTTCGTCCAGTCCCAGGCCCTGCGCGACCTGATGAACCAGAAGCTGATGGAGGAACTGGCGGACCGCCATCACGTGGTGGTCACGGACGAGGAAGTGGGCGCCCGTCTCCGCGCCTTTCTCAAGCAGTACCCCGTTCTGCTGGACGCCCAGGGCAACCTGAAGTCCACCGCCGAGCTGAAGCAGATCTTCCAGGAGACGGGCTTCAACCCCGCCCTCCAGGAGCGGAACCTCCGCAACGAGCTGATGCGCACGAAGTTGATCCAGCAGGCCGCCTTCCAGATCCCCGTGGACGGAGCCTGGCTGGACGTGGAGCACCGGCTGCGCAACGAGAAGGTGGGCTTCCAGCAGGCCACCCTCGCCGTGGACGCCGCCGCCGTGGCCGATCCCGGGGACGCGTCCCTGGAAGGCTTCTACAAGACCGGCGGCGAGCGCTTCCTCCAGCCGCCCCGCCGCGTGATCCAGTTCGTGGCCGTGGACCGCGCCGCCCTGGGCAAGGACGTCCAGACGGACGAGGCCTCCCTCAAGGCCGCCTACGAAGCCCGGAAGGCGGACTACACCGAGTTCAAGGCCCGGCACATCCTGTTCAAGGCCGAGGGCGACGCCCCGGCCCAGGAGGCCGCCGCCAAGGCCCAGCTCCTGCGCGAGCGCCTCGTGAAGGGCCAGGACTTCGCCAAGGCTGCGGAGGAACTGAGCGAGGATCCCAGCGCCAAGGGCAACGGCGGCGACCTGGGCTGGTTCAACGCCTCCAAGATGGTCAAGCCCTTCTCGGACGCCGCCGCGACCCTGAAACCCGGCGAGATCAGCCAGCCCGTGCGCACCGTGTACGGCATCCACCTCATCAAGCTGGAGGGCCGCCGCGAGAAGACGTTCGCGGACGTGAAGGACCAGCTGGCCCAGGAGATCTCCGAAGGCCGCTTCACCGCCCGCGCCCAGGAGCGCCTCGAGCAGATCCGCAAGCGGGCCAACGGCGGCGACCTCGCCTCCGCGGCCAAGAGCCTGGGCAGCCAGGCCCAGCTCAGCCAGCCCTTCGCCAACGAGCCCGGCGCCCAGTCCGAGGGCCTGCCCGAGCTGGCGCAGTTCGCTTCCGAGGCGTTCCGGCTGAAGGTGGGCGAGGTGTCCAAGCCCCAGCGCGCCGGCGACCGCTACATCCTGTTCCGCGTCCAGGAGGAGCTGCCCGAGGCCGTTCCCCCCTTCAAGGAAGTCCGCGCCAAGGTGCTCGCCGCCTACCGCGCCGAGGAGGCCCGCAAGCAGACCCTCGCCAAGG comes from the Geothrix sp. 21YS21S-4 genome and includes:
- a CDS encoding riboflavin synthase translates to MFTGLIRHLGTLESRVPRRGGARLRITASAELLARAERGASIAVNGACLTSADADARAWEADLSEETLAKTTLGRLAPGALLHLEPALRVGDPLDGHLVAGHVDGVGQLLERPHGTADEGIWRFAMPAALAPMTAAKGSVTVDGISLTVVECGVDWFTVALIPETVAVTALKGMRPGDPINLEADPVGRFVARALALRTSDDRLARFARQGWGG
- a CDS encoding amino acid permease — translated: MISRLFRTKPIEQIQARAEEPDHGGLRRTLTAWDLALLGVGAIIGAGILSALGTGLAGGFDSTFGVTRPAAGPALIISFLMTALACGFTALCYAEFASMIPASGSAYTYTYATLGELMAWIIGWDLLLEYAVSNVAVAISWGSYMDNLLQGVGLHIPRWLSMDPRTMLFPTEAFAAAHPGALAFSDKLHYLAQAHAGALDGAAAFANWEVLRTAPRLGGVPLGMNLLAMLITIAITALCIWGVKESVRANNIMVTVKVALLLVVIAVGAFYVKPANFHPFSPNGWKGIQAGAAIIFFAFIGFDAVSTTAEECRDPARDMPRGIIGSLAICTVIYVGVCAVVAGILPYTAYHGIADPIAHAFTAIGMNRISALVSVGAVVALGSALLVYQMAQPRIFMVMSRDGLLPPWFGKVSPRFRTPVNATLLTGVIVLFPAGFMNIDEIIELTNIGTLFAFILVCAGILVLRVKRPRAERRFRAPAVWITAPLGILFCLWLALGLPRHTWQRFWVWLGLGLLAYFLYSARHSRLGRAE
- a CDS encoding DUF58 domain-containing protein; the encoded protein is MKLWSDRRLRLSLTGLGVQYLLALLAVGAFSVNTGNNLLYLVFSLLLGAFLVSGALSRRALQGLRVVGVEEGNLFARVRGGLRLRLADAGRGRIRGLELALTLEDGEVQPTFLGAAERGGDTVVVFQTRAAHRGWTRVRRLELRTRFPFGLLEKSRFLDLDHRVLVLPHPRTPPAAPTAWRGEGHRTLSQEGASSAEGARPLRAGDPPGRVHWKRTAQRREPWVRTFEEERPLGLHLRLDLSAWPPGAAFEGELERLSGAVLQACLQKRDVSLELHGAAGAREVRGHTACWRALAQARAQPAENSRSAAEAPLD
- a CDS encoding cytidine deaminase; translated protein: MFDDPRSAAWTPLLEAAWKARGNAHAPYSHFQVGAALLTATGEVVGGCNVENAAYPVTLCAERGALSAAVAAGLRPGGLVAAVVVTEAPRLTPPCGACRQALAEFAERLPILLANRETRELHRIEDLLPHSFTGSHFR
- a CDS encoding tetratricopeptide repeat protein; this translates as MAIDRVKVKKEADRLLTAGRVERAIDEFQKLVEDNPKDYNTLNQIGDLCIQIGRVKEGVEIHKRLGGAYERDGFHARAAAIFQKVVRNAPEDIDAAQRLADLYRQMNKITDAVKVHMQVAEYFQKKGLIKRALEAFNKVVDLDPKNLKMKVRLADLYNKEGMKDRAAGIYLEVAESLAMEQMHGEASQILERAKAMVSTPQVFLTQSRLGVIQGDYTTAAQHLREGLASNPRNMELLEALAEIELRSGHPDRALEALAEVAQLPDKSLPLCEKALRNLAASGRGEEGLRLFAPIARELARRGSGDTVGRTLRTALQGQLGTEAWLLLAEVAHQSGNRADQIHALQSAYGLVSEGKDENLTAQLASQIQALGASPGAALAVPFGGNAGFQAPAAHEVTRHGGETDLDPVRRLRIDQLAREAESLLRGGSPERAVETYRKALELDPSDLTLIEAVVAVHRSTGHLTKVQMQYVQSAQAVVQLGKKREASHLLDLAEQLFPGSTRIHRLTLGLPEPNASRPPEPPQQQPVQAAAPAPLPAPPAVPPSDLDILIALDLPDFEPPPVRLSPPLSAPLPPPAPLPAFDLIPLEEHLPLLPPDPFAVAAELAAAEPAPPRELPPPVPPPAPLDDADLSWMEDTLTDLTPLPGPPPFLQEAAAPPEPDLPVPVPTQALPDPSIFSAPTAPLPPMPTEILAPDILEALPSLSADEPAPLSEELASFLGDIDFQLDYGSPEEAKIEIENALLQFPAHPELKARLERAEAALERLGLAAKAAGALDESDFANSFFDLTDVLGTALLDSGEGEEMHDATRVVEKVQSVDELFSAFREGVEKQVKGDDYDTHYNLGIAYKEMMLIEPAIEEFKIAMGDPERTLECCSMLSICEQARGDLDAAVAWLAQGIEAPGFPPEDSIGLRYDLAEIYLQQGHAALAAAEFKTVHGMDPDYRDVAARLA
- a CDS encoding cupin domain-containing protein yields the protein MYQPINLAEKLTRFQDHWAPRVVAEMNDTQFKLAKFQGEFVWHVHEDTDEVFLVLHGEMEIAFRDGAVTLRAGEMFVVPKGREHITRAASECQVLLVEPRGVVNTGEAGGELTAAQDAWI
- the fmt gene encoding methionyl-tRNA formyltransferase — encoded protein: MTRIAFLGTPRAAVPALEALAEEGVEAVFCNPDRPAGRGRHLEAPPVKTAALARGLAVHQPQSWKAPETRELWESLRIDLAVVVAYGHLLPRWMLESCPLGVWNLHFSLLPRWRGAAPVNHALLAGDEETGVSLMRLTEGLDEGPVLARAHRDIGQADTAEGLLAALAQDAAELLMDQLPLLLCGCAKPEEQHHEQATYASKLYKEMGRLDWRRPAADLHRQVRALWPWPGSELRMDDQALKVCGVGALRACYRDPGQLVWGKEGAWLITPDGALELTHLQRPGKPVQPALQALQPWGASGSRTLG
- the def gene encoding peptide deformylase — its product is MAVLPVLTWGDPRLKKNSLDVQDWTPELEQLVADMFETALAEEGVGLAAPQIGVNLNLAVIDCSCGEDPDQRIVLINPEITQEEGLQVGPEGCLSIPGIREVLERPQKVTLRNRAQDGSWHELVGEDLLARAFCHEIDHLRGRLFVEYFGPVKRQVIQRKYQKQGR
- a CDS encoding peptidylprolyl isomerase, translating into MLRSFRQVFKSNRTPMAAVMIVVLLGLVAYLAPSGRVDTPDTVVARVYGREILLRDLSEHMQELYQRFGKQGDLEALKPFVQSQALRDLMNQKLMEELADRHHVVVTDEEVGARLRAFLKQYPVLLDAQGNLKSTAELKQIFQETGFNPALQERNLRNELMRTKLIQQAAFQIPVDGAWLDVEHRLRNEKVGFQQATLAVDAAAVADPGDASLEGFYKTGGERFLQPPRRVIQFVAVDRAALGKDVQTDEASLKAAYEARKADYTEFKARHILFKAEGDAPAQEAAAKAQLLRERLVKGQDFAKAAEELSEDPSAKGNGGDLGWFNASKMVKPFSDAAATLKPGEISQPVRTVYGIHLIKLEGRREKTFADVKDQLAQEISEGRFTARAQERLEQIRKRANGGDLASAAKSLGSQAQLSQPFANEPGAQSEGLPELAQFASEAFRLKVGEVSKPQRAGDRYILFRVQEELPEAVPPFKEVRAKVLAAYRAEEARKQTLAKAEQALKSGGLAAVGPVTDQAAAPLSGLRDLAAHPGIRKALLETAVNQTTPLLWTQDGKLWVARITSREPAPALTFETRRSLIQEIQTGEAQKLLSAELQSLDQQGRRRPGFSSLWGHLGGIYISASAVQAPLE